Proteins encoded in a region of the Gammaproteobacteria bacterium genome:
- a CDS encoding putative Magnetosome protein MamT (Evidence 3 : Putative function from multiple computational evidences), whose amino-acid sequence MNSAERIKNGGRVAVVILVICLIAWGLWREKIEINPTRQIQGEVLGSMPKAIQPPLIQPLAEIANPTPLQKTLIKRIPTIGPDAKMPHSFWGPCTKCHLIQGGAPPGSQPATPVAKVFEQVSSILKVGPPILPNSIRPHPVSGRCIKCHDILVYIKPN is encoded by the coding sequence ATGAATAGCGCGGAACGAATAAAGAATGGCGGGCGAGTGGCAGTGGTTATCCTGGTGATTTGTTTGATTGCCTGGGGACTGTGGCGAGAAAAAATAGAGATAAATCCTACCCGCCAGATTCAAGGTGAAGTGTTGGGTTCGATGCCAAAGGCAATTCAGCCCCCACTGATCCAACCTCTGGCGGAAATAGCCAACCCTACGCCATTACAGAAAACGCTAATTAAACGTATCCCTACTATTGGTCCGGATGCCAAAATGCCTCATTCCTTTTGGGGTCCATGCACTAAATGTCATCTCATTCAGGGAGGTGCTCCTCCAGGGAGCCAACCAGCAACACCGGTGGCAAAAGTTTTCGAGCAGGTATCATCCATTCTCAAGGTGGGTCCGCCGATTTTACCTAATTCCATTCGACCCCATCCTGTTTCTGGACGTTGTATAAAATGCCATGATATTTTAGTTTATATAAAACCAAATTAA